In Lewinellaceae bacterium, a single window of DNA contains:
- a CDS encoding nucleotidyltransferase family protein, with protein MKAMIFAAGLGTRLRPLTENKPKALVEVGGRPLLEIAIRRLKYFGVREVVVNIHHFGKQVVDFLEQHDYFDIDIAISDERRLLLDTGGGLQKAAPHFKDAPFLVHNVDVLSDINLPDLYRTHLASGALATLAVRDRPSSRHLLFDEVGQLAGWRHNRTGEERISRRGVAYQPLAFSGLYVLSPRIFEFMPPGPVFSIIDVFLEAAKSERLLAYRHDDSLWLDVGKIAALEKAEALINNIPLA; from the coding sequence ATGAAAGCCATGATCTTTGCTGCCGGCCTGGGCACCCGCCTTCGGCCCCTGACGGAAAACAAGCCCAAAGCCCTGGTGGAGGTGGGAGGCCGCCCCCTCCTGGAAATCGCCATCCGGCGCCTGAAATATTTCGGCGTCCGCGAGGTGGTGGTCAATATCCACCACTTTGGGAAACAGGTTGTTGATTTCCTGGAACAGCACGATTATTTCGATATCGACATTGCCATCTCCGACGAGCGCAGGCTGCTGCTCGATACGGGCGGCGGGCTGCAAAAGGCGGCACCTCATTTTAAAGATGCTCCCTTCCTGGTGCACAACGTAGATGTTCTTTCCGATATCAACCTGCCGGATCTCTACCGGACGCATCTCGCCTCCGGCGCCCTGGCCACCCTGGCGGTGCGGGATCGGCCGAGCTCCCGCCACCTGCTCTTCGACGAGGTTGGCCAACTGGCGGGCTGGCGCCACAACCGCACCGGGGAAGAGCGCATCAGCCGGCGGGGAGTGGCCTATCAGCCTCTGGCTTTCAGCGGGTTGTATGTGCTCAGCCCTCGCATTTTCGAATTTATGCCTCCCGGCCCGGTGTTTTCCATCATCGACGTCTTCCTGGAAGCGGCCAAAAGCGAGCGCCTGCTGGCCTACCGCCACGACGATTCTCTTTGGCTCGACGTAGGCAAGATAGCCGCCCTGGAAAAAGCAGAGGCCCTGATCAACAACATCCCCCTGGCATGA
- a CDS encoding DUF554 domain-containing protein, with translation MKQHHLPIGTFINMATVSVGSLIGLWLQQLFPANVQAIIFQAIGLGTLVIGIQMALKVPDGYLLIFIFSLILGGVFGELLHFDALLNGFGDWVKQVFQVEDSRFTEGLVTAFLLFCIGSMTIVGAIEEGLQGKRELLLIKSTLDGITSIAFAATYGIGVLFSIIPMLILQGGTTLLARQLHRFFTPVIIGQLSAVGGVLIIAIGIRLLELGTVNIENLLPALAVVVGLTWGIERYRK, from the coding sequence ATGAAGCAGCATCACCTCCCTATCGGCACCTTCATCAACATGGCCACCGTGAGTGTAGGCAGCCTCATTGGCCTGTGGCTGCAGCAGCTCTTCCCCGCCAATGTGCAGGCCATTATCTTTCAGGCCATCGGCCTGGGCACTCTGGTTATTGGCATTCAGATGGCGCTCAAAGTTCCCGACGGCTACCTGCTCATCTTCATCTTCAGCCTCATCCTGGGCGGCGTTTTCGGGGAGCTCCTCCATTTTGACGCCCTGCTCAACGGGTTCGGAGATTGGGTCAAACAGGTTTTCCAGGTGGAGGACAGCCGCTTTACCGAAGGGCTGGTCACCGCTTTCCTGCTGTTCTGTATTGGTTCCATGACCATCGTCGGGGCCATCGAGGAGGGCCTGCAGGGCAAACGGGAGCTGTTGCTCATTAAGTCTACGCTCGACGGCATCACTTCCATTGCCTTCGCCGCCACCTACGGCATCGGCGTCCTCTTCTCCATCATCCCCATGCTGATCCTTCAGGGAGGAACGACGCTGCTGGCCCGGCAGTTGCATCGCTTTTTCACTCCTGTCATCATTGGGCAACTCAGCGCTGTGGGCGGCGTGCTGATCATTGCCATCGGCATCCGCCTGCTGGAACTGGGCACAGTGAATATTGAGAACCTGTTGCCGGCCCTGGCGGTGGTGGTCGGGCTGACCTGGGGGATCGAAAGGTATCGAAAGTGA
- a CDS encoding site-specific DNA-methyltransferase → MATGITKNNWGEETLIISDELFNESFDYEISYKGKASKKQLLLEKPKQKYEEVFCNQHPNSLFYGDNLDVLRYLIHEAKLKGKVKLVYIDPPYGTNSIFYSRNQKSSYKDDLVGSHFIEFIRRRLILLHEILSEDGSIYVHLDNNMIFEIKLILDEIFGAKNFRGFITRKKCSNKNYTRNTYGNISDYIIYYSKSSNSTWHRATLSWSEEKIKKEYPCIDEETGRRYKKVPVHAPGVRNGETGKPWRGKMPPNGKHWQYTPDRLDEFDAKGEIYWSANGNPRRKVFFDKDKGIPVQDIWTDVQDSVNQNIKITGYPTEKNPFLIERIIKASSNEGDYVLDCFSGSGTTLDVANQLGRKWIGVDNSSEAIRNILKRFFVGLKEMGDFVEKNGKSNGTADQMKLFEPQSKYQPNSSKDDGFDFFADSRFFDEAERIFKEYKEKK, encoded by the coding sequence ATGGCAACCGGAATCACGAAAAATAATTGGGGAGAAGAAACACTAATAATCTCCGATGAACTTTTTAACGAAAGTTTCGACTATGAGATTTCATATAAAGGGAAAGCTTCTAAGAAGCAATTGCTTTTAGAAAAACCCAAACAGAAGTATGAAGAAGTTTTTTGCAATCAACATCCAAATTCACTTTTTTATGGCGATAACTTAGACGTTCTAAGGTATTTAATCCATGAAGCCAAATTGAAAGGGAAAGTCAAGCTTGTTTACATTGATCCACCTTATGGGACTAATAGCATTTTCTACTCCCGGAATCAGAAAAGTTCTTACAAAGACGATTTGGTTGGAAGCCATTTTATAGAGTTTATCAGAAGAAGATTAATCTTGCTACATGAGATATTATCTGAAGATGGTTCAATATATGTTCATTTAGATAATAATATGATTTTTGAGATCAAACTGATATTGGACGAAATCTTCGGAGCAAAGAATTTCAGAGGTTTTATTACCAGGAAGAAATGTAGCAACAAGAATTATACACGAAATACTTATGGAAACATTTCGGATTACATCATTTACTATTCAAAATCTAGTAATAGCACCTGGCATCGAGCTACATTGTCCTGGTCCGAGGAAAAAATAAAGAAAGAATACCCTTGTATTGACGAGGAAACGGGGCGAAGATATAAAAAGGTACCAGTCCATGCCCCTGGGGTTAGAAACGGAGAAACAGGAAAACCCTGGCGTGGTAAAATGCCACCAAATGGCAAACATTGGCAATATACACCTGATAGACTTGATGAATTTGATGCTAAAGGTGAGATTTATTGGTCTGCAAACGGAAACCCCAGAAGAAAAGTTTTTTTTGATAAAGATAAAGGAATACCTGTCCAAGATATATGGACGGATGTGCAGGATTCTGTCAATCAGAATATAAAAATTACTGGCTATCCAACTGAAAAAAACCCCTTTTTAATAGAAAGAATAATAAAAGCATCATCAAACGAAGGTGATTATGTTTTGGATTGTTTTTCTGGTTCGGGAACTACACTGGATGTAGCTAATCAATTGGGAAGAAAATGGATTGGAGTAGACAACAGTTCCGAAGCCATAAGGAATATCTTAAAAAGGTTTTTTGTAGGATTGAAAGAAATGGGTGATTTTGTAGAGAAGAATGGCAAGTCCAATGGAACAGCAGATCAAATGAAATTATTTGAGCCTCAATCAAAATACCAGCCTAATTCATCAAAAGATGACGGTTTCGATTTTTTTGCTGACAGTAGGTTTTTTGACGAAGCTGAGAGGATATTCAAAGAATATAAAGAGAAAAAGTAA
- a CDS encoding DUF2851 family protein — MKEDLLHYAWRLQRFNLAALQTTTGEPIEILHTGTHNTHAGPDFLNARIRIGETLWAGNVEMHLNASDWLQHGHQEDRAYDNVILHVVMEEDTPVHHARGERIPCLEMKKRMPPKLASQYLRLLNNEDWIACERQFPTVSELTRNLWLERLAAERLEEKALAIAQQLEQNKEDWEETFYHFLARSFGARVNAEPFMMLAQRCPLLLLRKHRHSLFQMEALLFGQSGLLAGPFEEEYPQQLQKEYRFQRRKYQLQPLPPQAWKFLRLRPANFPTLRIAQLCTLLFQTDNLFSKVMAALSMPEVENIFEVKLSNYWWTHYTFDKTSDKKRKALGRQAIHLIFINTIAPFLFLYGQRKGEEKYLERALELLEATRPEANAVIRRWKDVGADAESAFQTQALLQLKNEYCDKKRCLECAVGNAVLKG, encoded by the coding sequence ATGAAAGAAGACTTGTTGCACTACGCCTGGCGCCTGCAGCGCTTTAACCTCGCCGCCCTGCAAACCACTACCGGCGAGCCCATCGAAATCCTCCATACCGGAACGCACAACACCCACGCCGGCCCTGATTTCCTCAACGCCCGCATCCGCATCGGCGAAACCCTCTGGGCCGGCAATGTAGAGATGCACCTCAATGCTTCCGACTGGCTGCAGCACGGCCACCAGGAAGACCGCGCCTACGACAATGTGATCCTGCACGTGGTGATGGAGGAAGACACGCCCGTCCACCACGCCCGCGGCGAGCGCATTCCCTGCCTGGAGATGAAAAAGCGCATGCCGCCGAAGCTGGCGTCCCAATACCTCCGGTTGCTGAACAACGAAGACTGGATCGCCTGCGAGCGGCAGTTCCCCACCGTCAGCGAACTGACCCGCAACCTGTGGCTGGAACGCCTGGCCGCCGAGCGCCTGGAGGAAAAAGCGCTGGCCATCGCCCAACAGCTGGAACAGAATAAGGAAGACTGGGAGGAAACGTTCTATCACTTCCTGGCGCGCAGTTTCGGCGCCAGGGTCAACGCCGAGCCCTTCATGATGCTGGCTCAGCGCTGCCCGTTGCTGCTGCTGAGGAAACACCGCCATAGCCTCTTCCAGATGGAGGCCCTGCTGTTCGGGCAGTCGGGCCTGCTCGCCGGCCCGTTCGAAGAGGAATATCCGCAGCAGTTGCAAAAAGAGTACCGGTTCCAGCGCCGAAAATACCAGCTTCAGCCCCTGCCGCCGCAAGCATGGAAGTTCCTGCGGCTGCGGCCCGCCAACTTCCCTACCCTGCGCATCGCCCAGCTCTGCACGCTGCTTTTTCAAACCGACAACCTCTTCAGCAAGGTGATGGCAGCCCTCAGCATGCCGGAGGTGGAAAACATCTTCGAAGTCAAACTCTCCAACTACTGGTGGACGCACTATACATTCGACAAAACGTCGGATAAAAAGCGCAAGGCCCTGGGGCGGCAGGCCATCCACCTCATTTTCATCAACACCATTGCCCCCTTCCTCTTCCTGTACGGGCAGCGCAAAGGGGAGGAAAAATACCTGGAGCGGGCGCTGGAATTGCTGGAGGCTACCCGCCCGGAGGCCAATGCCGTCATCCGCCGTTGGAAGGACGTTGGCGCGGATGCCGAATCGGCCTTTCAGACGCAGGCGCTGCTGCAGCTAAAGAACGAGTATTGTGATAAGAAACGGTGTTTGGAGTGTGCGGTGGGGAATGCGGTGTTGAAGGGATAA
- a CDS encoding dihydrofolate reductase, protein MIVSAIVAVGRNNVIGKDNGIPWYLPADLKYFKRTTLNHHIIMGRKSFESIGRALPKRTNIVVTRNPFFIASNCLIAPSVQEALSVAYNNGEEEAFIIGGGQIYRQSMPFWDRVYLTRVEVDVEGGEVFFPDLPEKEWRLVSSEGHEPDDKNAHRYTFEVYERVDL, encoded by the coding sequence ATGATCGTTTCCGCAATAGTGGCGGTAGGCCGGAACAACGTTATCGGCAAAGATAACGGCATCCCCTGGTACCTGCCCGCCGACCTGAAATACTTCAAACGCACCACCCTAAACCACCACATCATCATGGGCCGCAAGAGCTTTGAATCCATTGGCAGGGCATTGCCCAAGCGGACCAATATCGTCGTTACCCGCAATCCTTTCTTCATTGCCTCCAACTGCCTGATTGCTCCTTCGGTGCAGGAAGCCCTCTCGGTTGCTTACAACAACGGGGAAGAGGAGGCCTTCATCATCGGCGGCGGCCAAATCTACCGCCAAAGCATGCCCTTCTGGGACCGCGTGTACCTCACCCGGGTAGAAGTGGACGTGGAGGGCGGCGAAGTATTCTTCCCCGATCTGCCGGAAAAGGAATGGCGCCTGGTTTCCAGCGAAGGCCACGAACCGGATGACAAGAACGCTCATCGATATACCTTTGAAGTTTACGAACGGGTGGATTTATAG
- the mrdA gene encoding penicillin-binding protein 2 — protein MTYLDLHRQYIIRIFFALAAGLLALRALQLQLIDSSYTTKADATAIDEQVVYPARGTVYDRNGDILVYNNPTYDLMATYNQVDQNMDKKAFCELLNITEKYFDEALNKNWKDPRFSRSVPFPFLTKISAKDFARFQERLYQFPGFRPVLRHARGYPHKNAAHLLGYIREVNREEVDNSNGSYVPGDYIGTGGLELYYEPMLRGEKGISMVLKDNLGREIEAYNGGEFDKEPVSGKDLITTIDLGLQAYGEELMQNKIGSIVALDPATGEVLAMVSTPTYDPNILAIDRDRGKAYNELLQNPNNPLFDRSIMAQYPPGSLFKPIIALIGLQTGAITPDKAVSCSGAYYYNGMRLTGCHNHPHCYSVETGIQYSCNAYFVTIFREIIDGENNFYNPQKGLDTFNYYLNQFGLYQQLGIDLPREKKGFYPTSKFYNDYFNRQQEGQKWNSLWIRSLGIGQGELLLTNLQMANAAAIIANRGYYYTPHLVKGLMGNEMAIPAEFTEKHKVEIKKEYFDLVANGMEKVVLAGTARSAQVPGVSVCGKTGTAENPHGKDHSIFFAFAPKDNPRIAIAVYVENAGFGGTFAAPIASLMIEKLVNGKIDDSRKWLEQRIMAADLMDATP, from the coding sequence GTGACATACCTGGATCTTCACCGGCAATACATAATCAGGATTTTCTTCGCCCTGGCGGCGGGGTTGCTGGCCCTGCGCGCATTGCAGTTGCAGTTAATCGATTCTTCCTATACCACCAAAGCCGACGCTACCGCTATCGACGAACAGGTCGTCTACCCTGCCCGGGGCACTGTCTACGACCGCAATGGCGATATCCTGGTGTACAACAACCCGACCTACGACCTGATGGCCACCTACAATCAGGTGGACCAGAATATGGATAAAAAGGCTTTTTGCGAGCTGCTGAACATCACCGAAAAATATTTCGACGAAGCCCTGAATAAAAACTGGAAAGACCCGCGTTTCTCCCGGTCGGTGCCCTTTCCTTTCCTAACCAAAATCTCCGCCAAGGATTTTGCCCGATTCCAGGAACGGCTCTACCAGTTTCCCGGCTTCCGGCCCGTGCTGCGGCACGCCCGCGGCTATCCGCATAAGAATGCCGCTCACCTGCTGGGGTACATCCGGGAAGTCAACCGCGAAGAAGTTGACAATTCGAACGGCAGCTATGTACCCGGCGACTACATCGGCACCGGAGGGCTGGAACTTTATTACGAGCCGATGCTTCGCGGCGAAAAGGGGATCAGCATGGTGCTCAAGGACAACCTGGGCAGGGAGATAGAAGCTTACAACGGAGGGGAATTCGACAAAGAACCCGTATCCGGCAAAGACCTCATCACTACGATCGACCTCGGCCTGCAGGCTTACGGCGAGGAGCTGATGCAAAACAAGATCGGCAGCATCGTCGCTTTAGACCCCGCCACCGGCGAAGTGCTCGCCATGGTGAGCACTCCTACCTACGACCCCAATATTCTGGCTATCGACCGCGACCGGGGAAAGGCCTACAACGAATTGCTGCAAAACCCGAACAACCCCCTGTTCGACCGCTCCATCATGGCTCAGTATCCGCCGGGTTCTCTGTTTAAGCCCATCATCGCCCTCATCGGCCTGCAAACGGGCGCCATCACCCCCGACAAGGCCGTATCCTGCTCGGGCGCTTATTACTACAACGGCATGCGGCTCACCGGCTGCCACAACCACCCCCATTGTTACAGCGTCGAAACGGGTATCCAATACTCCTGCAATGCTTACTTCGTGACCATTTTCCGGGAGATCATCGATGGGGAAAACAATTTCTACAACCCCCAGAAAGGGCTGGATACTTTCAACTATTACCTGAATCAATTCGGCCTTTATCAGCAATTGGGCATCGACCTGCCCCGCGAAAAAAAAGGCTTCTATCCTACTTCAAAATTCTACAACGATTATTTCAACCGCCAACAGGAAGGGCAGAAATGGAATTCGCTCTGGATCCGCTCCCTGGGCATCGGCCAGGGCGAATTGTTGCTGACCAACCTGCAGATGGCCAACGCGGCCGCCATCATTGCCAACCGAGGATACTATTACACCCCTCACCTGGTCAAAGGCCTGATGGGCAACGAAATGGCCATACCCGCCGAGTTTACAGAAAAACATAAGGTAGAGATAAAAAAAGAGTACTTCGACCTGGTGGCCAACGGCATGGAGAAAGTCGTGCTGGCCGGCACCGCCCGCTCGGCTCAGGTACCGGGCGTTTCGGTCTGCGGCAAGACCGGGACGGCGGAAAACCCTCACGGGAAGGACCACTCTATCTTTTTCGCGTTCGCGCCCAAAGACAACCCCCGGATCGCCATTGCGGTCTATGTAGAAAATGCGGGCTTCGGCGGCACTTTTGCCGCGCCGATCGCCAGCCTGATGATCGAAAAACTGGTCAACGGCAAGATCGACGACAGCCGCAAATGGCTCGAACAGCGCATCATGGCGGCGGATTTGATGGACGCTACGCCTTAA
- the mreC gene encoding rod shape-determining protein MreC, with amino-acid sequence MRGLMQLFAAYGGGLLFFFLEAASIALIITCNHQQGEIASNSWGLFTAYADRTSDELADYWGIKKELLKLQSKNIKLMEQLDNARYSNAVFRDSVHQDSLEQLYSFIGANVISNSVLSSNNSLRLDRGSRHGVKPHMGVISDGGIVGIVRNTTEHFSLVMSILHSQSRINASIRSTNYFGTLTWDGADPMHMQLNAIPRHAKFVVGDTVQTNGYSQIFPSGIALGVIEAIDEVPGNNFFEIQVKLFNDLAKVKYVYVVNNLMKKEHDELDLHAND; translated from the coding sequence ATGCGAGGCCTTATGCAGTTGTTCGCGGCCTACGGCGGTGGCTTGCTTTTCTTTTTTCTGGAAGCCGCCTCCATTGCACTGATCATCACGTGTAACCATCAGCAGGGGGAGATCGCCTCCAACTCCTGGGGGCTGTTTACGGCTTATGCCGACCGAACTTCTGACGAACTGGCCGATTACTGGGGCATCAAAAAGGAGCTGCTCAAACTACAGTCGAAAAATATTAAACTCATGGAACAGCTGGACAACGCCCGCTATTCCAATGCCGTTTTCAGGGACTCCGTTCACCAGGACTCCCTGGAGCAACTCTACTCGTTCATCGGCGCCAACGTCATCAGCAATTCCGTTCTCAGCAGCAACAACTCCCTGCGCCTCGACCGGGGCAGCCGCCACGGCGTGAAACCCCACATGGGCGTTATCAGCGACGGCGGCATCGTCGGCATCGTCCGCAATACTACCGAACATTTCAGCCTGGTGATGTCGATCCTCCACAGCCAGTCCCGGATCAACGCCAGTATCCGCAGCACCAATTATTTCGGGACGCTCACCTGGGACGGGGCGGACCCCATGCACATGCAATTGAACGCCATTCCCCGGCATGCCAAGTTTGTTGTGGGCGACACCGTACAGACCAACGGCTACAGCCAGATTTTCCCCAGCGGTATTGCCCTCGGCGTGATCGAGGCAATTGACGAGGTTCCTGGCAACAATTTCTTCGAAATTCAGGTAAAACTCTTTAATGACCTGGCCAAGGTGAAATACGTATATGTGGTAAACAACCTGATGAAGAAGGAACACGATGAACTAGACCTCCACGCCAATGACTAA
- a CDS encoding rod shape-determining protein, with the protein MKLFSFFTQELAIDLGTANTLIIQDGQIVVDEPSIVAINRRTGETIAVGNKAMQMHEKTHENIKTIRPLKDGVIADFQAAESMIEGMINMIGRRRRFFSHMKMVICIPSGITEVEKRAVFDSADHVDSKETYLIHEPMAAALGIGLDVEEPVGNMIIDIGGGTTEIAVIALSGIVCDQSIRIAGDEFTNDIMSYMKRQHNILIGERTAEQIKIHVGSALHELEDPPEDHAVNGRDLMTGIPKQIKISYSEIAHSLDKSISKIEDAILKALETTPPELASDIYRTGIYLTGGGALLRGLDKRIAAKTKLAVHVAEDPLRAVVRGTGIALKNTDRFSFLIDRKSV; encoded by the coding sequence ATGAAACTGTTTAGCTTTTTTACCCAAGAACTTGCCATCGACCTGGGTACAGCAAATACCCTGATTATACAGGACGGGCAGATCGTCGTTGATGAGCCCTCTATTGTGGCTATTAACCGGCGCACCGGAGAGACCATTGCCGTGGGCAATAAGGCCATGCAAATGCACGAAAAGACCCACGAAAACATAAAAACGATCCGCCCGCTTAAGGATGGCGTGATCGCCGACTTTCAGGCCGCGGAAAGCATGATTGAAGGGATGATCAATATGATCGGCCGCCGCCGTCGTTTTTTCTCCCACATGAAAATGGTGATCTGTATTCCCTCCGGTATTACAGAAGTGGAAAAACGCGCCGTTTTCGACTCTGCGGACCATGTCGACTCCAAAGAAACTTATCTTATCCACGAACCCATGGCTGCGGCTTTGGGCATCGGCCTGGACGTGGAAGAACCCGTGGGCAACATGATCATTGACATAGGCGGAGGCACGACCGAGATCGCCGTCATAGCGCTGTCCGGCATCGTTTGCGACCAATCCATCCGCATTGCCGGCGATGAGTTCACCAATGACATCATGAGCTACATGAAACGCCAGCACAACATCCTGATCGGCGAGCGCACTGCCGAGCAGATCAAAATCCACGTAGGCTCGGCGCTTCACGAACTGGAAGACCCCCCGGAAGACCATGCCGTCAACGGCCGTGACCTGATGACGGGCATTCCCAAACAGATCAAAATCTCCTACAGCGAGATCGCTCATTCGCTCGATAAGTCCATCTCCAAGATCGAGGACGCCATCCTCAAAGCGCTGGAAACCACCCCCCCGGAGCTGGCCTCCGATATTTACCGGACGGGAATCTACCTGACCGGAGGAGGGGCGCTCCTCCGCGGGCTCGACAAGCGCATCGCTGCCAAAACGAAGCTTGCTGTGCACGTTGCGGAAGACCCACTGCGAGCAGTGGTTAGAGGCACCGGTATTGCCCTGAAGAATACAGACCGCTTCTCCTTTTTGATTGACAGGAAGAGCGTCTGA
- a CDS encoding insulinase family protein, translating to MPNRTTPPPIRDVANLRLPDIEEHRLDNGVPLYEIRMGTQEVIKLEIVFQAGRPFEKKQLAARGTNSLLREGTRSFSAASIAEQLDFYGCSLSFPFNLDTCNVILYSLNKHFGRVMPILEEILAAPSFPEAELNAFIKRNQHRLEVDLAKNDVVAYREITELIFGEGHPYGYNSFPETYGALKRDDLLEHFSRLFNSGNCMAFISGKSSPEIIDMASERLSRAIPQGPAARAASAGSPETPCARKIQRPETVQTAIRIGRRLFNRQHEDYPGMYVLNTILGGYFGSRLMGNIREEKGYTYNIYSMLDAMLLDGYLYVGTEVGNEFVADTLRQIYVEMARLQEEPVEEEELAMVRNYLMGNFLTMLDGPFNVSEVIRTQAVEGLPLSYFESMAEAVRNITAGELQRLAQRYLRREDMWEVVVGV from the coding sequence ATGCCAAACCGCACTACCCCGCCACCGATCAGAGACGTAGCCAACCTCAGGTTGCCGGACATTGAGGAGCACCGGCTCGACAATGGCGTTCCATTGTATGAGATTCGGATGGGCACCCAGGAGGTGATCAAGCTGGAGATCGTTTTTCAGGCGGGGCGCCCATTCGAGAAGAAGCAGCTGGCCGCCCGCGGCACCAACAGCCTGCTGCGCGAAGGCACCCGCTCGTTCAGCGCTGCCAGTATCGCCGAGCAGCTCGATTTTTATGGGTGCAGCCTGAGCTTTCCATTCAACCTAGATACCTGCAACGTCATCCTGTACAGCCTCAACAAGCACTTCGGCCGAGTGATGCCCATACTCGAAGAAATACTGGCAGCGCCTTCCTTTCCCGAAGCGGAGCTGAATGCGTTCATCAAACGCAACCAACACCGGCTGGAAGTCGACCTGGCCAAAAACGACGTGGTGGCCTACCGGGAGATCACCGAGCTCATTTTTGGCGAAGGCCACCCCTACGGTTACAACAGCTTTCCGGAAACCTACGGCGCCCTGAAGCGCGACGACCTGCTGGAACATTTCAGCCGGCTGTTCAACAGCGGCAACTGCATGGCCTTCATCAGCGGAAAATCCTCCCCGGAGATCATAGATATGGCCTCAGAGCGCCTGAGCCGTGCCATACCGCAGGGCCCGGCAGCCCGGGCAGCCTCAGCAGGCAGCCCGGAAACGCCCTGCGCCCGGAAGATACAACGCCCGGAAACGGTGCAAACCGCCATCCGGATCGGCCGGCGCCTGTTCAACCGCCAGCACGAGGACTACCCGGGCATGTACGTTTTGAACACCATCCTGGGAGGCTATTTCGGCTCCCGGCTGATGGGCAACATCCGGGAAGAAAAAGGGTACACCTATAACATATACTCCATGCTGGATGCCATGCTGCTCGACGGTTACTTATATGTGGGCACCGAGGTCGGCAATGAGTTTGTAGCGGATACCCTCCGGCAGATTTATGTCGAAATGGCCCGCCTGCAGGAGGAGCCGGTGGAAGAGGAAGAGCTGGCCATGGTCCGCAATTACCTCATGGGCAACTTCCTGACCATGCTCGACGGGCCGTTCAACGTTTCGGAAGTCATACGGACCCAAGCCGTGGAAGGCCTGCCGCTGTCTTACTTTGAAAGCATGGCCGAAGCCGTTCGGAATATTACCGCCGGGGAATTGCAACGGCTGGCCCAGCGCTACCTGCGCCGGGAAGATATGTGGGAGGTAGTGGTAGGGGTGTGA
- the dnaN gene encoding DNA polymerase III subunit beta, with protein MKFSVSSSELLRHLQIAGGAIASNSVLPILEDFLFTISDNQLKIAASDLEISITTSIEVMADTDGSVAVPAKILLETLKALPQQPITFTVDTDTFGIEITSAYGKYKLAGSNPDDFPKIPAPEPEDDKLAVSAHGLSRGISKTIFAASNDELRPPMTGVYFQVDFSKLILVATDAHKLVKYTFQDVSSEVSTSFIVPKKALNLLRGILPEKDKQEVQLSFNVSNAFFSFDNTELVCRLIDHRYPDYNAVIPVDNPNTLTLDRADFQNSLRRIAIYANKTTNQVTLNINEGSLTISAQDLDFSNEATEQLACSYDGDPLNIGFNAKFLIEMLGVLESEEVKMELATSTRAGILLPVEGLEGEEILMLVMPVMLSN; from the coding sequence ATGAAATTCAGCGTCTCTTCATCGGAATTGCTTCGCCACCTGCAGATCGCGGGCGGCGCCATCGCCTCCAATTCCGTATTGCCCATTCTCGAGGATTTTCTTTTTACCATTTCCGATAATCAACTGAAGATTGCGGCCTCGGACCTGGAGATTTCCATCACCACCAGCATCGAGGTGATGGCCGATACGGACGGCTCGGTGGCCGTGCCCGCCAAAATTCTTCTGGAAACCCTCAAAGCCCTGCCCCAGCAACCCATCACCTTTACGGTAGATACCGACACCTTTGGCATAGAAATCACCTCTGCCTACGGAAAATACAAGCTGGCCGGCAGCAACCCCGATGACTTCCCCAAGATTCCGGCCCCGGAACCGGAAGACGACAAGCTGGCCGTCTCGGCCCACGGCCTGTCCCGCGGAATATCCAAAACCATTTTCGCCGCCAGCAACGACGAACTGCGCCCCCCCATGACCGGCGTCTATTTTCAGGTAGATTTCAGCAAGCTCATCCTGGTGGCCACCGACGCCCACAAACTGGTGAAGTATACCTTCCAGGATGTGAGCAGCGAAGTGTCTACTTCCTTTATCGTTCCCAAAAAAGCGCTCAACCTCCTCCGGGGTATCCTGCCGGAAAAAGACAAGCAGGAGGTGCAATTGTCCTTCAATGTATCCAACGCTTTCTTCTCCTTTGACAATACAGAGCTGGTTTGCCGCCTGATCGACCACCGCTACCCGGACTACAACGCGGTCATCCCGGTCGACAACCCGAATACGCTGACGCTGGACCGGGCGGATTTTCAAAACTCCTTGCGCCGGATCGCCATTTACGCCAACAAGACCACCAACCAGGTGACGCTCAACATCAACGAGGGCAGCCTGACCATATCGGCCCAGGACCTCGATTTCTCCAACGAGGCCACCGAGCAGTTGGCCTGCTCCTACGACGGCGATCCGCTGAACATCGGCTTCAACGCCAAGTTCCTGATTGAAATGCTCGGCGTCCTGGAATCGGAAGAGGTGAAAATGGAACTGGCGACTTCCACCCGCGCAGGCATTCTGCTGCCGGTGGAAGGATTGGAAGGGGAGGAGATCCTCATGCTGGTCATGCCGGTTATGCTGAGCAATTGA